The DNA region ATGCGAAGTTTTACGGATCGCCAAGGTCATAATAAAGTTGAACATATAGGATAACCACACCACCGCAATGAGGATGTCAATCCACCACTCCAGCTCTGCGTACTCTTTACCACTGGTCATACCAAGCGGTAATGTTATTACTGCCAACACCATTATCAGGTTCCAGCCCCAGAAGGTGAACCATGCCATTTTATCGCTCCACAGGCGTACATGACATGTACGTTGTGCAACATAAAATGATGTCGCCATCAGTGTACAACCACCAAAAGCAAAAATAACGACGTTAGTGTGAAGCGGACGTAAACGTCCAAATGTAATATAAGGATTATCGAAATTCAGAATAGGCCAAGCCAGTTCTGATGCGATGTAAACACCAATTAGCGCGCCGACTACTAGGTAGACGACTGCACAGATGGTGAATGCCCGCACGACATCAAAATTGTATGTCTTATCATCGGTTGTTATTGCAGACACGAAGCCTCCCTCCATACTTTGTTAGAAAATTCCGCTTCATCACTTCAAAATAGTGCCATGAATTGATTCGCGACCTTTTTTTATCACCCCCAAACCCAGAGTGCCCTCTGAGCCCCAACACTTTCAACTGATAGCTAAATGAGCTGACTAGGCGTTAACCGCAGCGTACTTGATTTAATACCGCTAAGCAAGCCTGTCTTTGACTACTTTTCAATAATAAATTTACGGATAAAATCAGAGCGTTATAGTGGGTTTTTGATCTGGCGACGCGCAAGCCCTGATGCCACGTCACATTGCGCGACAAGATAGATAAATATTAGTTCAACACAGGCACTTCGTTGCAAGCCAATTCAGCCATCATTAACCACCCAGCAACTCATGCTAGATAACGCGATCATTACCCCCATCAACCGGTATTTGTGCCCCGGTTATTTTGGCAAACAACGGCCCACAGCTTTCAGCTACAAGCTCTGCCACATCCTGGCTGGTTACCTCTACCTTCAGCAGGTTTTTACGCTTGTACTGCTCTACCGTCACACCATAGTGGGCCGCACGCGCCTGCAACACCTCATCACTCCAGATGCCGGTGTCAAAAACACAGTCCGGGTGCAGCGTGTTAACACGAATATTGTCACCACTCCACTCAAGCGCGGCGATCCGTGCAACTTGGGTCAACGCAGCCTTGGAGGCGGAATAAGCGCTGGCACCTGGGCCAGGTGCGGCTACGTTTTTAGAACCCATCATCACCACACGGCCACCATTGGGAGCAAGCTTCAATAGTGGGTGGGCCATTTTAAGCAGCTGCATATTGGCATCGATATTCACTTGTTGAACCGCTCTCCACTCACCCATATCAAACTCACCAATAGAGCGACCACCTGGAAAAACACCCGCATTAACAACCAGCATATCCAAACCACCAAAACGCCGCACACCTTGCTCAAGCGCCTCTTCCAGGGCACTCTCCTGAGTCACATCACACACCAACCCGAGCACATCGGCACGCTTCCAATGCGTTATGACTGCCGCATCAATATCCAGCGCAATAACCGCCGCACCGCGTGCTAACATCGCATCAACAGCCGCCCTACCAATCCCTGAAGCAGCTCCCGTCACCAAAGCAACTTCCCCGGAAAAGGTGGGAGCTGTACCACTGTTTTTCAATTTAGCCTGCTCCAGCGCCCAATATTCCATTTCAAAAACATCCTCACTTGGCAGCGCCTGCCAACGACTCCATGCCTCTGCGCGCAGTATGATCGAAATGGTATGGCGATAGATATCAGCAACAATCGAGACCTCTTTAGCACTGCTACCCACCGTGCAAAGCCCCAGGGCTTTATCAATAAGCACCTTCGGCACGGCATTCAACATGGAGAGAGGCTGCTTGGCCTTCGCAGCATGCTGATCAAAATAGCGTTGATAAGCCGCCACGTAGGCAGCCACATCATCACCCAGCAGCGGCAGCTGCTTGGTTCGAATCACGTGATCCGGGGTTGCCGGGCCTTGCTGAGCAATGATACGCAAATCATCACGCTGAGAAAAAGCCTCGCTCACCGCATCGGCTTGATGCGCCAACAACTGCGGCTTGCCCGCAACCGTGGAGAGTTCCGCACGCAGCCTGGCATGGGGAAGGCGTTTTGATTCATCTGTAAGGTCGGGTTTCGCAATATTATCGAGTTGCCACGCCCCTTTTGAGGCGAGGCAAGCCTCTGAGCGCGCCACTAGCTCAATCATTCGCTCATATGACTCACGGGCACTCTCAGCAAAAGAGAAGATGCCATGATTCATCAACACCATGCCAATAGTCTTCTCATTCGCTTCAGCAGCAAAACGCTCTGCACAAACACGTGCCAAGTCGAAACCCGGCATGATATAGGGGATAATGACGGTATCTTCGCCATAAATTTCGCGAATAACCTGCTCACCATCCGGCGTATTGCAGAGGCTCAACACCGCATCCGCATGGGTATGATCGACATACTTATAAGGTAGCGTCGCATGCAGAATGGTTTCAACTGAGGGAGAGGGCGCTGTGGCCACTGTACATTGGGTTTTTAGCTCATTAACCATATCTGCATCACTCAATGAAGGGAGCTTTGCAAGCTTCAATAGGTGATCCATACGCACCGGCGCAAAACCCGCCTCTTCGATACTAACCAGATCCCAACCAGAGCCTTTCACATACAGGATATCTTGCTGCTCGCCTACACAATTGGTCTCAACTATTTTTACCGAAGTATTCCCCCCGCCATGCAGCACCAAGCTATCGTCACGACCCAACAGTCGTGACGTATAGACACGCTGCGCCAGCTCGGATGAATATTGTTTTGCCTCGGCATCACTCCAGAGACTTTTCATGTAATTCCCCTTTCAACAGACAGTGTTTGGCTATACGCTCACCAGCAGATAGGAGTCACAGCTTGCGTAACACACCTATCCAGGAATTAGCGCTATAATTGGAAAGTTAAGACCTTTGTGCAGCCACAGCCCGGTACAGACTACGGAGCATAAATCACACAAAAGTCTCGTCGAATAACTTCAAAAAGAGTGATCATATGCCAAAAGAGCCGCTTCACAAAATCGATGTAAAAACCAAGAGCCGCTATAT from Gammaproteobacteria bacterium includes:
- a CDS encoding bifunctional aldolase/short-chain dehydrogenase, which encodes MKSLWSDAEAKQYSSELAQRVYTSRLLGRDDSLVLHGGGNTSVKIVETNCVGEQQDILYVKGSGWDLVSIEEAGFAPVRMDHLLKLAKLPSLSDADMVNELKTQCTVATAPSPSVETILHATLPYKYVDHTHADAVLSLCNTPDGEQVIREIYGEDTVIIPYIMPGFDLARVCAERFAAEANEKTIGMVLMNHGIFSFAESARESYERMIELVARSEACLASKGAWQLDNIAKPDLTDESKRLPHARLRAELSTVAGKPQLLAHQADAVSEAFSQRDDLRIIAQQGPATPDHVIRTKQLPLLGDDVAAYVAAYQRYFDQHAAKAKQPLSMLNAVPKVLIDKALGLCTVGSSAKEVSIVADIYRHTISIILRAEAWSRWQALPSEDVFEMEYWALEQAKLKNSGTAPTFSGEVALVTGAASGIGRAAVDAMLARGAAVIALDIDAAVITHWKRADVLGLVCDVTQESALEEALEQGVRRFGGLDMLVVNAGVFPGGRSIGEFDMGEWRAVQQVNIDANMQLLKMAHPLLKLAPNGGRVVMMGSKNVAAPGPGASAYSASKAALTQVARIAALEWSGDNIRVNTLHPDCVFDTGIWSDEVLQARAAHYGVTVEQYKRKNLLKVEVTSQDVAELVAESCGPLFAKITGAQIPVDGGNDRVI